A portion of the Pseudomonas koreensis genome contains these proteins:
- a CDS encoding helicase — protein MKFRFLLWMMGLLMGKASRTNPAFQQQLGDKDLVFQLQTLDGKVARHFVVKNQRITSKSGVVAEPAFAIAFKDAGYGFATMQAKNKQLAFMQGIQDKSIQLKGNPALVMWFQGLMKYLVPRKAKPKA, from the coding sequence ATGAAATTTCGTTTTCTTCTGTGGATGATGGGTTTGTTGATGGGTAAGGCCAGCCGGACAAATCCTGCGTTCCAGCAGCAGTTGGGTGACAAGGACCTGGTGTTTCAGCTGCAGACCCTGGATGGGAAAGTGGCGCGGCATTTTGTGGTGAAGAATCAGCGCATCACCAGCAAGTCTGGGGTGGTGGCGGAGCCGGCGTTTGCGATTGCGTTTAAAGATGCCGGTTATGGCTTTGCGACGATGCAGGCGAAGAACAAGCAGTTGGCGTTTATGCAGGGCATTCAGGACAAGTCGATCCAGCTCAAGGGTAATCCGGCGCTGGTGATGTGGTTTCAGGGGTTGATGAAGTATTTGGTGCCGCGGAAGGCTAAGCCTAAGGCTTGA
- the exbD gene encoding TonB system transport protein ExbD — MGLHLKEGADDDLAENHEINVTPFIDVMLVLLIIFMVAAPLATVDIKVDLPASTAKPAPRPEKPVFLSVKADQRLFLGDDEVKAETLGATLDAKTQGKKDTTIFFQADKGVDYGDLMSVMDSLRAAGYLKVGLVGLETAAKK; from the coding sequence ATGGGCCTGCATTTGAAAGAAGGCGCAGACGACGATCTGGCCGAGAACCACGAAATCAACGTCACGCCGTTCATCGACGTGATGCTGGTGCTGTTGATCATCTTCATGGTGGCCGCGCCGTTGGCCACTGTGGACATCAAAGTCGACCTGCCGGCCTCGACCGCCAAACCGGCGCCGCGGCCAGAGAAACCGGTGTTCCTCAGTGTGAAAGCGGACCAGCGCCTGTTCCTCGGCGACGACGAAGTGAAAGCCGAAACCCTCGGCGCCACCCTCGACGCCAAGACCCAGGGCAAGAAAGACACCACCATCTTCTTCCAGGCCGATAAAGGCGTGGATTACGGTGACCTGATGAGCGTGATGGACAGCCTGCGCGCCGCCGGTTACCTGAAGGTCGGTCTGGTCGGTCTCGAGACGGCAGCCAAGAAATGA
- the recG gene encoding ATP-dependent DNA helicase RecG, whose amino-acid sequence MTELSQVSVTALKGVGEAMAEKLAKVGLENLQDVLFHLPLRYQDRTRVVPIGALRPGQDAVVEGTVSGADVVMGRRRSLVVRLQDGTGGLSLRFYHFSNAQKEGLKRGTRVRCYGEARPGASGLEIYHPEYRAITGDEPPPVDETLTPVYPLTEGLTQQRLRQLCMQTLTLLKPSTLPDWLPTELARDYQLAPLADAIRYLHNPPADADVDELALGHHWAQHRLAFEELLTHQLSQQRLRESMRSLRAPAMPKATKLPPKYLKNLGFNPTGAQQRVGNEIAYDLSQHEPMLRLIQGDVGAGKTVVAALAALQALEAGYQVALMAPTEILAEQHFITFKRWLEPLGIEVAWLAGKLKGKNRVAALEQIASGTPMVVGTHALFQDEVQFKNLALVIIDEQHRFGVQQRLALRQKGVGGRMCPHQLIMTATPIPRTLAMSAYADLDTSILDELPPGRTPVNTVLVTDTRRVEVIERVRSACAEGRQAYWVCTLIEESEELTCQAAETTFEDLTAALGELKVGLIHGRMKPVEKAAVMAEFKAGNLQLLVATTVIEVGVDVPNASLMIIENPERLGLAQLHQLRGRVGRGSAASHCVLLYHPPLSQIGRQRLGIMRETNDGFVIAEKDLELRGPGEMLGTRQTGLLQFKVADLMRDADLLPAVRDAAQALLERWPTHVSPLLDRWLRHGQQYGQV is encoded by the coding sequence ATGACGGAGCTGTCGCAAGTGTCGGTGACGGCACTCAAGGGTGTCGGCGAGGCCATGGCCGAGAAATTGGCCAAGGTCGGCCTGGAGAATCTGCAGGACGTGCTGTTCCACCTGCCGCTGCGTTATCAGGATCGCACCCGCGTGGTGCCGATCGGCGCTTTGCGGCCGGGACAGGACGCCGTGGTTGAAGGCACCGTCAGCGGCGCCGATGTGGTCATGGGCCGCCGCCGCAGTCTGGTCGTGCGCTTGCAGGACGGTACCGGCGGCTTGAGCCTGCGCTTCTACCATTTCAGCAATGCGCAGAAAGAAGGCCTCAAGCGTGGCACGCGGGTTCGCTGCTACGGTGAAGCCCGGCCCGGCGCCTCAGGCCTGGAAATCTACCACCCGGAATACCGCGCCATCACCGGCGACGAACCGCCGCCAGTGGATGAAACCCTGACCCCGGTCTACCCGCTTACCGAAGGCCTGACCCAGCAGCGCCTGCGCCAGCTGTGCATGCAGACCCTGACGCTGCTCAAGCCAAGCACCCTGCCCGACTGGCTGCCGACCGAGCTCGCCCGCGACTATCAACTGGCGCCGCTGGCCGATGCGATCCGCTACCTGCACAACCCGCCCGCCGATGCCGACGTCGATGAACTCGCCCTCGGTCATCACTGGGCCCAGCATCGCCTGGCCTTTGAAGAATTACTGACGCATCAACTGTCGCAGCAGCGTCTGCGCGAAAGCATGCGTTCACTGCGCGCGCCGGCAATGCCGAAAGCCACGAAACTGCCACCGAAATACCTGAAAAACCTCGGTTTCAACCCGACCGGCGCGCAACAGCGCGTCGGCAACGAAATCGCCTACGACCTCAGCCAGCACGAACCGATGCTGCGCCTGATTCAGGGTGACGTTGGCGCGGGGAAAACCGTGGTCGCCGCCCTCGCCGCACTGCAAGCGCTGGAGGCCGGTTATCAGGTCGCACTGATGGCGCCGACCGAGATTCTCGCCGAACAGCACTTCATCACCTTCAAGCGCTGGCTCGAACCGCTGGGCATTGAAGTCGCGTGGCTGGCCGGCAAGCTCAAGGGCAAGAACCGCGTCGCTGCGCTGGAGCAGATCGCCAGTGGTACACCGATGGTGGTCGGCACCCACGCGCTGTTTCAGGACGAAGTGCAGTTCAAGAACCTCGCGCTGGTGATCATCGACGAACAGCACCGCTTCGGCGTGCAGCAGCGTCTGGCGTTGCGGCAGAAAGGCGTCGGCGGGCGCATGTGCCCGCACCAACTGATCATGACCGCCACGCCGATTCCACGGACGCTGGCGATGAGCGCCTACGCCGACCTCGACACCTCGATCCTCGACGAATTGCCGCCCGGCCGAACCCCGGTCAACACCGTGCTGGTCACTGACACCCGCCGCGTCGAAGTCATCGAACGAGTGCGCAGCGCCTGTGCCGAGGGGCGTCAGGCCTATTGGGTGTGCACGCTGATTGAAGAATCCGAAGAGCTGACCTGCCAGGCCGCCGAAACCACGTTCGAAGACCTCACCGCGGCCCTCGGCGAATTGAAGGTCGGGCTGATCCACGGGCGCATGAAGCCGGTCGAAAAGGCTGCGGTGATGGCTGAGTTCAAGGCTGGCAACCTGCAACTGCTGGTCGCCACCACGGTGATCGAAGTCGGCGTCGACGTGCCCAACGCCAGCCTGATGATCATCGAAAACCCCGAGCGCCTCGGTCTTGCGCAGTTGCACCAGTTGCGCGGTCGCGTCGGCCGGGGCAGCGCCGCCAGCCACTGCGTGCTGCTCTACCATCCGCCGCTGTCGCAGATCGGCCGCCAGCGCCTGGGCATCATGCGCGAGACCAACGACGGTTTCGTCATCGCCGAAAAAGACCTCGAACTGCGTGGCCCCGGGGAAATGCTCGGCACCCGCCAGACCGGCCTGCTGCAGTTCAAGGTCGCCGACCTGATGCGCGACGCCGACCTGCTGCCCGCCGTGCGCGATGCGGCCCAGGCTTTGCTGGAGCGCTGGCCGACTCACGTCAGCCCATTGCTCGACCGCTGGCTGCGGCATGGGCAGCAATACGGCCAAGTGTGA
- a CDS encoding DUF6124 family protein — MKKPTPNPPETPDISPYESLESKKFHEAAERALDHHFKPPTEPHARRETGLFKLSSGTDPEALMANASEDLLSISVIACDLADDLHGSRRSVALALSRMADGVRLMVEGTLDHIEVKSAAAKP, encoded by the coding sequence ATGAAGAAACCAACACCCAACCCCCCGGAAACCCCGGACATATCGCCCTACGAATCTCTGGAATCGAAGAAATTCCACGAAGCCGCCGAACGCGCCCTCGACCATCACTTCAAACCACCCACCGAACCCCACGCCAGACGCGAAACCGGCCTCTTCAAACTCTCCTCCGGCACCGACCCCGAAGCCCTCATGGCCAACGCCTCCGAAGACCTCCTGTCAATCAGCGTCATCGCCTGCGACCTGGCTGACGACCTCCACGGCTCCCGCCGCTCGGTGGCACTGGCCCTGAGCAGAATGGCGGACGGGGTGCGATTGATGGTGGAAGGGACGCTTGATCATATTGAGGTGAAGAGCGCGGCGGCGAAGCCGTAG
- a CDS encoding hydrogen peroxide-inducible genes activator — protein MTLTELRYIVTLAQEQHFGHAAERCHVSQPTLSVGVKKLEDELGVLIFERSKSAVRLTPVGEGIVAQAQKVLEQAQGIRELAQAGKNQLTAPLKVGAIYTVGPYLFPHLIPQLHRVAPQMPLYIEENFTHVLRDKLRNGELDAIIIALPFNEADVLTLPLYDEPFYVLMPAQHPWTKKESIDAGLLNDKSLLLLGEGHCFRDQVLEACPTLTKGNDGAKHTTVESSSLETIRHMVASGLGISILPLSAVDSHHYAPGVIEVRPLTAPVPFRTVAIAWRASFPRPKAIEILADSIRLCSVAKPAAPVTAG, from the coding sequence ATGACCCTCACAGAATTACGCTACATCGTTACCCTCGCCCAAGAGCAGCACTTCGGCCATGCCGCCGAGCGTTGCCACGTCAGTCAGCCGACGCTGTCGGTGGGCGTGAAGAAACTTGAAGACGAACTCGGTGTGCTGATTTTCGAGCGCAGCAAAAGCGCCGTGCGCCTGACCCCGGTCGGCGAAGGCATCGTCGCCCAGGCGCAGAAGGTGCTGGAACAGGCTCAAGGCATTCGCGAACTGGCCCAGGCCGGCAAGAATCAGCTGACCGCGCCGCTGAAAGTCGGCGCGATCTACACCGTCGGCCCGTACCTGTTCCCGCATCTGATTCCACAACTGCACCGGGTTGCTCCGCAGATGCCGTTGTACATCGAAGAAAACTTCACGCACGTGCTGCGCGACAAACTGCGCAACGGCGAACTCGACGCGATCATCATTGCCCTGCCGTTCAACGAAGCCGACGTGCTGACCCTGCCGCTGTACGACGAGCCGTTCTACGTCCTGATGCCGGCCCAGCACCCGTGGACCAAGAAAGAGTCCATCGACGCCGGCCTGCTCAACGACAAGAGCCTGTTGCTGCTCGGCGAAGGTCACTGCTTCCGTGATCAGGTACTCGAAGCCTGCCCGACCCTGACCAAGGGCAATGACGGCGCCAAGCACACCACGGTCGAATCCAGCTCGCTGGAAACCATTCGCCATATGGTCGCATCCGGCCTGGGTATCTCGATCCTGCCGCTGTCGGCGGTGGACAGCCATCACTACGCCCCCGGCGTGATCGAAGTGCGTCCGCTGACCGCGCCGGTGCCGTTCCGCACCGTGGCGATTGCCTGGCGCGCGAGCTTCCCACGGCCGAAAGCCATCGAGATCCTCGCCGACTCCATTCGCCTGTGCTCGGTGGCCAAGCCTGCCGCGCCGGTTACGGCCGGTTAA
- a CDS encoding aminoacyl-tRNA deacylase and HDOD domain-containing protein, with product MTEAALVPESPQAPSVIRLLLNKLGVAYEEVLDHHGLNASRKVQAVLLDDAVGALMVLFPQSQLLDLNRLAELTGRRLTAVSTERLEKMLGKHNLSLLPGLPALTSSPCLYEESLLREPKLLINSGEPGLLLEISSEDFKSMLTKASAANFGEALSSIRPNLDRPDDDREEITQAVQAFTARRIQQRLEATIEIPPLAETAQKIIKLRVDPNATIDDITGVVETDPALAAQVVSWAASPYYASPGKIRSVEDAIVRVLGFDLVINLALGLALGKTLSLPKDHPQHTTPYWQQSIYTAAVIEGLTRAMPRAQRPEAGLTYLAGLLHNFGYLLLAHVFPPHFSLICRHLEVNPHLCHSYIEQHLLGISREQIGSWLMRYWDMPDELATALRFQHDPSYDGAYAEYPNLVCLAVRLLRSRGIGSGPDEDIPDALLERVGLTRDKANDVVSKVLEAEVLLRELASQFSQA from the coding sequence ATGACCGAAGCTGCTCTCGTCCCCGAATCTCCGCAAGCTCCGTCTGTTATTCGGCTGCTGCTCAACAAGCTGGGCGTTGCCTACGAAGAGGTGCTCGACCACCACGGCCTCAATGCCTCGCGCAAAGTGCAGGCCGTGCTGCTGGACGACGCCGTGGGCGCGTTGATGGTGCTGTTTCCACAGAGCCAGTTGCTGGATCTCAACCGCCTCGCCGAACTCACTGGTCGCCGCCTCACAGCCGTGTCCACCGAGCGCCTGGAAAAGATGCTCGGCAAACACAATCTGAGCCTGCTGCCGGGCCTGCCGGCGCTGACCAGTTCGCCGTGCCTCTACGAAGAAAGCCTGCTGCGCGAGCCGAAGCTGCTGATCAACTCCGGCGAGCCGGGCCTGCTGCTGGAAATCAGCAGCGAAGACTTCAAATCGATGCTGACCAAGGCCAGCGCCGCTAACTTCGGCGAAGCCCTGAGCAGCATTCGCCCGAACCTCGACCGCCCGGACGATGACCGCGAGGAAATCACCCAGGCCGTGCAGGCGTTTACCGCGCGGCGCATTCAGCAGCGTCTGGAAGCGACCATCGAGATTCCGCCGCTGGCCGAAACCGCGCAAAAAATCATCAAGCTGCGCGTTGACCCCAACGCCACCATCGACGACATCACCGGCGTCGTTGAAACCGACCCGGCGCTGGCCGCGCAAGTGGTGAGCTGGGCAGCGTCGCCGTATTACGCCTCGCCGGGCAAGATTCGTTCGGTGGAAGACGCGATCGTCCGCGTGCTGGGCTTCGATCTGGTGATCAACCTGGCGCTGGGCCTGGCCCTCGGCAAGACCCTCAGCCTGCCCAAAGACCACCCGCAACACACCACGCCGTACTGGCAGCAATCGATCTACACCGCCGCCGTCATCGAAGGCCTGACCCGCGCCATGCCGCGCGCCCAGCGCCCGGAAGCCGGCCTGACTTACCTCGCCGGTCTGCTGCACAACTTCGGTTACCTGCTGCTGGCCCACGTGTTCCCACCGCACTTCTCGCTGATCTGCCGCCACCTGGAGGTCAACCCGCACCTGTGCCACAGCTACATTGAGCAACACCTGCTCGGTATCAGCCGCGAACAGATCGGCTCGTGGCTGATGCGCTACTGGGACATGCCGGACGAACTGGCCACCGCCCTGCGCTTCCAACACGACCCAAGCTACGACGGCGCCTACGCCGAATACCCGAACCTCGTCTGCCTGGCCGTGCGCCTGCTGCGCAGTCGCGGGATTGGCTCTGGGCCGGATGAAGACATTCCGGATGCCCTGCTCGAACGCGTTGGCCTGACTCGCGACAAGGCTAATGACGTCGTCAGCAAAGTCCTCGAAGCCGAAGTGCTGCTGCGCGAACTGGCTTCGCAGTTCAGCCAGGCCTAA
- a CDS encoding TonB family protein, with product MITTRHKLTRYSGSLAVVLGVHALAIALALNWTARPPIELPPQAMMVELAPLPAPPPPAPPKVVTPPQPPAPVEELPIPKLAEAPKAEIAVPKPKPKPKPKPPKPVEKKLPEPPKEKPSEEKPADTQPTQAPTEKSAQPAPGPSPAQLAAKASWQGTLLAHLQKYKKYPQSAQSRGKEGLNRLRFVVDGEGNVLSFELVGRSGNADLDRATLDMIRRAQPLPKPPADMLNNGSIEIVAPFVYSLERRR from the coding sequence ATGATCACGACGCGCCATAAGCTGACGCGTTACAGCGGTAGCCTGGCCGTGGTGCTGGGCGTGCACGCGCTGGCCATCGCGCTGGCGCTGAACTGGACCGCCCGCCCGCCCATCGAACTGCCGCCGCAGGCAATGATGGTCGAGCTGGCTCCGTTGCCCGCCCCGCCACCGCCGGCTCCGCCAAAAGTCGTCACACCGCCGCAGCCACCAGCTCCGGTTGAAGAATTACCGATTCCGAAACTGGCTGAAGCACCGAAAGCGGAAATCGCCGTACCGAAACCCAAGCCGAAGCCCAAGCCGAAACCGCCGAAGCCGGTAGAGAAGAAGCTGCCCGAGCCACCGAAGGAAAAACCTTCCGAGGAAAAACCGGCCGACACTCAGCCGACCCAGGCACCGACGGAGAAATCCGCCCAGCCTGCACCGGGTCCGTCGCCGGCTCAACTCGCGGCGAAGGCCAGTTGGCAAGGCACCCTGCTCGCGCATTTGCAGAAGTACAAGAAGTACCCGCAGAGTGCACAGTCGCGTGGCAAGGAAGGTTTGAATCGTCTGCGCTTCGTGGTTGATGGCGAAGGTAATGTGTTGTCGTTCGAACTGGTGGGCCGCTCCGGCAACGCTGATCTGGACCGGGCCACCCTGGACATGATCCGCCGCGCGCAACCGCTGCCCAAACCACCGGCCGACATGCTGAACAACGGCTCGATCGAAATTGTTGCGCCGTTTGTTTATTCGCTGGAACGTCGTCGCTAA
- the exbB gene encoding tonB-system energizer ExbB produces MTRNQTPASPTTRPRAWSAVAALLLSLMLAPTAAFADAQAPATPAATEQSAPAAAPAAPAATDPVQAVNAADTPEVLEADNTLGMAHDLSPWGMYQNADIIVKIVMIGLAIASIITWTIWIAKGFELMGAKRRLRGEIAALKKATTLKEASATAGKEGTLANLLVHDALEEMRLSVNSREKEGIKERVSFRLERLVAACGRNMSSGTGVLATIGSTAPFVGLFGTVWGIMNSFIGIAKTQTTNLAVVAPGIAEALLATALGLVAAIPAVVIYNVFARSIAGYKAQVSDASAEVLLLVSRDLDHQPERSSQPHMVKVG; encoded by the coding sequence ATGACACGTAATCAAACTCCCGCTTCGCCAACCACTCGACCTCGCGCCTGGAGCGCTGTCGCGGCTCTGTTGCTCAGCCTGATGCTGGCACCGACCGCCGCCTTCGCCGACGCTCAAGCGCCAGCCACCCCAGCCGCCACCGAGCAGAGCGCGCCCGCTGCCGCTCCCGCTGCACCGGCCGCCACCGATCCGGTGCAGGCTGTCAACGCGGCCGACACACCTGAAGTCCTCGAAGCCGACAACACCTTGGGCATGGCCCACGACCTGTCGCCGTGGGGCATGTACCAGAACGCCGACATCATCGTGAAAATCGTGATGATCGGTCTGGCTATCGCTTCGATCATCACCTGGACCATCTGGATCGCCAAAGGCTTCGAGCTGATGGGCGCCAAGCGTCGTCTGCGTGGCGAAATCGCCGCGCTGAAAAAAGCCACCACTCTTAAAGAAGCCAGCGCCACGGCCGGCAAGGAAGGCACCCTCGCCAACCTGCTGGTTCACGACGCTCTTGAGGAGATGCGCCTGTCGGTCAACAGCCGCGAGAAGGAAGGCATCAAGGAGCGTGTGAGCTTCCGCCTCGAGCGCCTCGTTGCTGCCTGTGGTCGCAACATGAGCAGCGGCACCGGCGTCCTCGCCACAATCGGCTCAACCGCGCCGTTCGTCGGTCTGTTCGGTACCGTGTGGGGCATCATGAACTCGTTCATCGGCATCGCCAAAACCCAGACCACCAACCTCGCCGTCGTGGCCCCAGGTATCGCTGAAGCGCTGCTGGCCACTGCACTGGGTCTGGTTGCGGCGATTCCGGCGGTAGTGATCTACAACGTCTTCGCCCGTTCCATCGCCGGCTACAAGGCGCAGGTCTCCGATGCCTCGGCAGAAGTCCTGCTGCTGGTCAGCCGCGATCTCGACCACCAGCCTGAGCGCAGCTCGCAGCCGCACATGGTTAAAGTGGGGTAA